A part of Sandaracinaceae bacterium genomic DNA contains:
- a CDS encoding prolipoprotein diacylglyceryl transferase: MIWDIDPTLIGPYELPWHGLFVLLEVAALIYVLWKWRKEGEVTFNDWSWLLLVGAGHLFYTSQIAEETPTFDLEIRYYGLFFAIGLLGAARAFPVYFERWGFPRSHADSLTLWTPIGMLVGAHLVHLIFYETHVFYNSETGEILSEPLRILQLGSGLASHGGGLGAILAVLFFARKNGVDPMKYMDPSMCAATFVIPWVRVGNFFNSEIVGREWDGPWAIAFPRHDCGHALYAAHGACPEAYEVVTRHPSQVYEAVLGFIMVGLAIYLQRNWRNRLRPGAILFILLGYYFTTRFFIEYTKEYQTISDGFPFTMGQMLSAPIVLICLYMLFVSKKSNIRTAVGPEEATGDELLPPEERAGGGDAGGDADEADEPKAKAAPKRRKKKRKKRS; the protein is encoded by the coding sequence GTGATTTGGGACATCGACCCGACGCTGATCGGCCCCTACGAGCTCCCGTGGCACGGCCTCTTCGTGCTGCTCGAGGTGGCGGCGCTGATCTACGTGCTCTGGAAGTGGCGCAAAGAGGGCGAGGTCACCTTCAACGACTGGTCGTGGCTCCTCCTCGTCGGCGCCGGCCACCTCTTCTACACGTCGCAGATCGCCGAAGAGACCCCCACCTTCGATCTCGAGATCCGCTACTACGGCCTCTTCTTCGCCATCGGCCTGCTCGGGGCGGCGCGGGCCTTCCCCGTCTACTTCGAGCGCTGGGGCTTCCCCCGAAGTCACGCCGACTCGCTGACCCTGTGGACCCCGATCGGCATGCTGGTCGGCGCCCACCTGGTGCACCTGATCTTCTACGAGACGCACGTCTTCTACAACTCGGAGACGGGCGAGATCCTCTCGGAGCCGCTGCGCATCCTGCAGCTCGGCTCGGGCCTCGCCAGCCACGGCGGCGGCCTCGGCGCCATCCTCGCGGTGCTCTTCTTCGCGCGGAAGAACGGCGTCGATCCGATGAAGTACATGGACCCGTCCATGTGCGCGGCGACCTTCGTGATCCCCTGGGTGCGCGTCGGCAACTTCTTCAACTCCGAGATCGTGGGCCGCGAGTGGGACGGCCCCTGGGCCATCGCCTTCCCGCGCCACGACTGTGGGCACGCGCTCTACGCCGCGCACGGGGCCTGCCCGGAGGCGTACGAGGTGGTCACGCGCCACCCGTCGCAGGTCTACGAGGCCGTGCTCGGCTTCATCATGGTCGGGCTCGCGATCTACCTGCAGCGCAACTGGCGCAACCGGCTGCGCCCGGGCGCCATCCTCTTCATCCTGCTCGGCTACTACTTCACGACCCGCTTCTTCATCGAGTACACGAAGGAGTACCAGACCATCAGCGACGGCTTCCCGTTCACGATGGGGCAGATGCTCAGCGCGCCGATCGTGCTGATCTGTCTGTACATGCTGTTCGTGAGCAAGAAGTCGAACATCCGCACCGCGGTGGGCCCCGAGGAGGCGACCGGCGACGAGCTGCTCCCCCCCGAGGAGCGCGCGGGCGGCGGGGACGCGGGCGGCGACGCGGACGAGGCGGACGAGCCCAAGGCGAAGGCGGCGCCCAAGCGGCGCAAGAAGAAGCGCAAGAAGAGGTCCTGA
- the moaB gene encoding molybdenum cofactor biosynthesis protein B produces the protein MGHGIDESRAFVPVRIAVLTVSDTRTEETDESGRILVERLQAAGHELAAKRIVADEQGAIEAQLRAWIADEAVDVVLATGGTGVTGRDVTPEAFHAVYEKEIPGFGELFRWLSFAKIGTSTIQSRATAGVANGTYLFALPGSKGAVKDAWDEILVLQLDVRHRPCNFAELLPRLRER, from the coding sequence ATGGGTCACGGCATCGACGAGAGCCGCGCGTTCGTCCCGGTCCGCATCGCGGTGCTCACCGTGAGCGACACGCGCACCGAAGAGACGGACGAGTCGGGCCGCATCCTCGTCGAGCGCCTCCAGGCCGCCGGCCACGAGCTCGCGGCCAAGCGGATCGTCGCCGACGAGCAGGGCGCGATCGAGGCGCAGCTCCGCGCGTGGATCGCCGACGAGGCGGTCGACGTGGTGCTCGCGACCGGCGGCACCGGGGTGACCGGCCGCGACGTCACGCCCGAGGCGTTCCACGCGGTCTACGAGAAGGAGATACCGGGCTTCGGGGAGCTCTTCCGCTGGCTCAGCTTCGCGAAGATCGGCACGTCGACCATCCAGTCGCGCGCGACCGCGGGCGTCGCCAACGGCACCTACCTCTTCGCCCTGCCGGGCTCGAAGGGGGCGGTGAAAGACGCCTGGGACGAGATCCTGGTGCTGCAGCTCGACGTGCGTCATCGACCGTGCAACTTCGCCGAGCTCCTGCCTCGCCTCCGCGAGCGCTGA